A single region of the Gossypium arboreum isolate Shixiya-1 chromosome 12, ASM2569848v2, whole genome shotgun sequence genome encodes:
- the LOC108478330 gene encoding uncharacterized protein LOC108478330, producing the protein MGGCVSVHSEKAQSRPHKGRFGRFCKNRGKIATSIPDECMKRMSDAGSHVTDIAVSEYVQKGASTTCNCKRSELSNVAFHLTQLQWNHGQIDANGRCQEEVWFDSVSTMESESDDDAGSVYGDAFSSLGNPIGNISNAQVLQYGSSSCLVDNGSKHERVYESYSSKGRKDGTVDSGEKTQESRKKSTVIMLSVKRKSFDGAAERYLYRPRAGLIIPCSGEKPTVGSWSEISPLLFKLRGKNYFRDKQKFPAPDCSPYVPIGVDLFICPWKVNHIAQHLELPHVKAHEKVPALLIVNIQVPTYPASVFLGDANGEGLSLVLYFKVSDTFEKDISPHFQDSIKKFIEDEMEKVKGFAKESIVPFRERLKIMTSLVNPDELQLGSTEKKLIQAYNDKPVLSRPQHNFYKGPNYFEIDLDIHRFSYISRKGLESFLDRMKNGIINLGLTIQAQKPEELPEQALCCLRLNKIDFVNHGQIPTIVSVKDD; encoded by the exons ATGGGCGGCTGTGTCTCCGTACATAGTGAAAAGGCACAATCAAGGCCGCACAAAGGACGCTTTGGCAGATTCTGCAAGAACCGTGGGAAAATCGCCACTTCCATTCCTGATGAATGCATGAAAAGGATGAGCGATGCTGGGAGTCATGTAACAGATATTGCTGTTAGTGAATATGTTCAGAAGGGTGCTTCAACCACCTGCAATTGTAAGCGCTCAGAGTTGTCTAATGTGGCATTTCATCTAACCCAGCTACAATGGAACCACGGTCAAATTGATGCCAATG GAAGATGCCAAGAGGAAGTATGGTTCGATTCTGTTAGCACTATGGAGTCCGAGTCAGATGATGATGCTGGCAGTGTATATGGAG ATGCATTTTCTTCATTAGGTAATCCGATAGGGAATATTTCAAATGCACAAGTGCTTCAGTACGGAAGTTCATCATGCCTTGTTGATAACGGGTCTAAACATGAAAGAGTGTATGAAAGTTACAGCTCTAAGGGCCGCAAAGATGGCACGGTTGATTCGGGGGAGAAAACCCAAGAAAGCCGAAAGAAATCAACAGTTATCATGCTTTCCGTGAAGAGGAAATCTTTTGACG GTGCAGCTGAGAGGTACTTATACCGTCCGAGAGCTGGACTTATAATTCCATGCTCAGGAGAGAAACCAACGGTAGGAAGCTGGTCGGAGATTTCTCCTTTGCTTTTTAAGCTCCGAGGCAAGAATTACTTTCG AGATAAACAGAAGTTCCCTGCTCCTGATTGTAGCCCATATGTACCAATTGGGGTCGATTTATTTATCTGCCCTTGGAAAGTGAATCACATTGCTCAGCATCTCGAACTACCACACGTAAAAGCGCATGAAAAAGTGCCTGCACTTCTGATTGTTAATATACAG GTTCCGACCTATCCAGCAAGCGTGTTTCTTGGTGATGCCAACGGGGAAGGCTTGAGCCTTGTATTATATTTTAAGGTCTCGGATACTTTTGAAAAAGATATATCCCCTCACTTCCAGGACAGCATAAAG AAATTTATTGAAGATGAAATGGAAAAGGTTAAAGGGTTTGCGAAAGAGTCCATTGTTCCTTTCAGAGAGAGGCTAAAAATTATGACCAGTTTAGTTAACCCAGACGAGCTTCAGTTAGGTTCTACTGAAAAGAAGCTTATTCAAGCTTATAACGATAAGCCAGTGCTTTCGCGTCCTCAACATAATTTTTATAAG GGACCAAATTACTTCGAGATCGACCTTGATATACACAGATTTAGCTACATATCTAGGAAAGGACTTGAATCGTTTCTAGACCGCATGAAGAATGGAATCATTAATCTGGGTTTGACTATTCAG GCACAAAAACCAGAGGAATTACCAGAGCAAGCCTTGTGTTGTCTGCGGCTGAATAAGATTGATTTTGTAAATCATGGCCAAATTCCTACCATTGTAAGTGTCAAAGATGATTAA
- the LOC108477828 gene encoding ethylene-responsive transcription factor ERN1-like, giving the protein MGKRKVMATDVIDEEKGNNNVDEKPAMDANVAAVAAALSGGRRARKRFVGVRQRPSGRWVAEIKDTIQKIRVWLGTYDTAEEAARAYDEAAYLLRGANTRTNFWPLSPSSISKPALPSKIANLLLLRLKARNDAASASSNMPPNFPLNQLDTICFEDFFNVPEDCSTSSSDCMLESFGSTCADPKSLHLEDNNNVDGNPDYVGSKEDIDIMDFQFLDSFGSSCDYCSPFEIAEEMVEPVEEQQEDINSDDLDPCMLRETMKRMKYERKFSASLYAFNGIPECLRLKHHESENNHNIQQQCQPSNLRNSNSCENEMRLEFKEEDNQGIGSSSACEMWSLPDLPSITFIN; this is encoded by the coding sequence ATGGGGAAGAGAAAAGTGATGGCCACTGATGTTATTGATGAAGAGAAAGGAAATAACAATGTGGATGAAAAGCCGGCGATGGACGCTAATGTTGCTGCGGTTGCGGCGGCATTGAGTGGAGGCCGTCGTGCGAGAAAACGATTCGTGGGAGTGAGGCAAAGGCCGTCGGGGAGATGGGTGGCGGAGATTAAAGATACGATTCAAAAGATTAGGGTATGGTTGGGAACTTACGATACTGCTGAAGAAGCAGCCAGAGCTTACGATGAAGCTGCTTATTTGCTTCGTGGAGCCAATACTCGAACCAATTTCTGGCCTCTTTCACCATCTTCCATTTCCAAACCAGCCCTGCCTTCTAAAATCGCCAATCTTCTCTTGCTCAGGCTCAAAGCTAGAAATGATGCTGCTTCTGCATCTTCCAATATGCCTCCCAATTTTCCTCTTAACCAACTAGACACCATTTGCTTTGAGGATTTCTTCAATGTTCCTGAAGACTGCAGCACCTCCTCTAGTGATTGCATGCTGGAGAGCTTCGGCTCAACTTGTGCTGATCCCAAATCACTTCATTTGGAGGATAATAATAATGTTGATGGGAACCCTGATTACGTGGGTTCGAAAGAAGACATCGATATCATGGATTTCCAGTTTTTGGATTCTTTTGGATCGTCATGTGATTACTGTTCTCCGTTTGAGATTGCGGAAGAAATGGTGGAGccagtggaggagcagcaagaaGACATTAATAGCGATGACCTTGATCCCTGCATGCTTAGAGAGACGATGAAGAGAATGAAATATGAACGGAAGTTCTCGGCATCTCTTTACGCCTTCAATGGGATACCTGAATGCTTGAGGCTTAAACATCATGAATCAGAAAATAATCACAACATCCAACAACAATGTCAACCATCTAATCTCAGAAACAGTAATAGTTGCGAAAATGAAATGAGATTGGAATTCAAGGAAGAAGATAATCAAGGAATAGGATCTTCATCAGCTTGTGAAATGTGGAGCTTACCTGATCTTCCTTCTATCACCTTCATCAATTAG
- the LOC108477827 gene encoding uncharacterized protein LOC108477827, which produces MDEGETWGGYNDWEQVKVQTHSSSIHHQSTPPAEPDIVHRGLEMSSGDEAEVNSSVASNNGDEPNSGPLKKANEFGRILSNGVVKVAARLGYYLGIWPFGAITGILAALLVPYVYAKMRKWRARVKEEKKDPLILLIQEKDQMINKLLIQIAHMKELISTQRRVPVLRVS; this is translated from the exons ATGGATGAAGGCGAAACATGGGGTGGCTACAACGACTGGGAGCAAGTCAAAGTCCAAACACATTCAAGCTCAATCCATCATCAGTCCACACCACCAGCTGAACCAGACATTGTTCATCGAGGACTCGAAATGTCATCGGGTGATGAAGCAGAGGTTAATTCATCAGTCGCCTCTAACAATGGGGATGAACCTAATTCAGGGCCTTTGAAGAAAGCTAACGAGTTTGGTCGAATCCTGAGTAATGGGGTTGTAAAAGTTGCTGCTAGACTTGGATATTATTTGGGGATTTGGCCTTTTGGGGCAATTACTGGTATTTTAGCCGCTTTGTTGGTGCCATATGTGTATGCTAAAATGAGGAAATGGCGTGCAAGAGTCAAGGAAGAGAAGAAGGATCCCTTGATTCTTTTGATTCAAGAGAAAGACCAG ATGATCAACAAGCTGCTTATTCAAATTGCTCATATGAAAGAGCTGATATCTACACAACGCAGGGTTCCAGTGCTTCGAGTCAGTTGA
- the LOC108479629 gene encoding 26S proteasome non-ATPase regulatory subunit 11 homolog, producing the protein MSSSYLPATTDSIAQALEAKTPSEAVSILYRVLENPASAPDALRIKEQAITNLSDLLRQENRAEELRSLLTQLRPFFALIPKAKTAKIVRGIIDDVAKIPGTSDLQISLCKEVVQWTRAEKRTFLRQRVEAKLAALLMENKEYSEALNLLSGLIKEVRRLDDKLLLVDIDLLESKLHFSLRNLPKAKASLTAARTAANAIYVPPAQQGNIDLQSGILHAEEKDYKTGYSYFFEAFEAFNALEDPRAVFSLKYMLLCKIMVSQADDVASIISSKAGLQYVGPELDAMKAVADAHAKRSLKLFEIALRDFKAQLEEDPIVHRHLSSLYDTLLEQNLCRLIEPFSRVEIAHIAELIELPVDHVEKKLSQMILDKKFAGTLDQGAGCLVIFDDPKTDAIFPATLETISNIGKVVDSLYVRSAKIMA; encoded by the coding sequence ATGTCTTCGTCCTATCTCCCAGCAACCACTGACTCAATTGCTCAGGCCTTAGAAGCCAAAACACCATCTGAAGCCGTCTCAATCCTTTACCGTGTACTGGAAAATCCTGCATCTGCTCCCGATGCTCTACGGATTAAAGAGCAGGCCATAACAAATCTATCTGATCTTCTTAGACAAGAGAACCGAGCAGAGGAGCTCAGAAGCCTTCTGACCCAACTGAGGCCCTTTTTTGCACTAATTCCAAAGGCAAAAACTGCTAAAATTGTCCGTGGTATAATTGATGATGTAGCTAAGATACCAGGAACATCAGATCTCCAGATTTCTCTTTGCAAAGAAGTGGTGCAGTGGACTCGTGCTGAGAAGCGAACTTTCCTTCGCCAACGAGTTGAGGCAAAGCTTGCGGCACTTTTGATGGAGAACAAGGAGTACTCTGAAGCACTGAATCTCCTTTCTGGTCTAATCAAGGAGGTCAGAAGGTTGGATGACAAGCTTCTTCTAGTCGACATAGACTTGTTAGAGAGTAAGCTTCATTTCTCTCTTCGAAACCTGCCGAAAGCAAAGGCATCTCTAACAGCTGCAAGGACAGCGGCAAATGCAATTTATGTGCCACCAGCGCAACAAGGTAATATAGATTTGCAAAGCGGAATCCTCCATGCAGAGGAAAAGGATTACAAAACTGGTTATAGCTACTTCTTTGAAGCATTTGAAGCATTCAATGCCCTAGAAGATCCCCGTGCTGTATTTAGCCTCAAGTATATGTTGTTGTGCAAGATAATGGTGAGCCAGGCCGATGATGTTGCTAGTATAATATCATCCAAGGCAGGGCTACAGTATGTGGGGCCTGAACTTGATGCTATGAAAGCTGTTGCTGATGCCCATGCCAAACGTTCCCTGAAGCTTTTCGAGATTGCTCTTCGTGATTTCAAGGCTCAACTAGAGGAAGACCCAATTGTTCACAGGCACCTTTCTTCCCTATATGACACTCTATTGGAGCAGAACCTGTGCCGATTGATTGAGCCTTTCTCAAGGGTTGAGATTGCACATATTGCTGAACTGATTGAGTTGCCTGTAGACCATGTGGAGAAGAAACTTTCTCAGATGATTCTTGATAAGAAGTTTGCAGGGACGCTGGATCAGGGTGCTGGATGCCTTGTCATCTTTGACGATCCCAAGACCGATGCCATTTTCCCTGCAACATTGGAGACCATCTCTAACATTGGCAAGGTTGTAGATAGCCTCTATGTGAGGTCTGCTAAGATAATGGCATAA
- the LOC108476957 gene encoding vesicle transport v-SNARE 12-like, with product MSEVFEGYERQYCELSANLSRKCNSASAITDSEQKRQKFSEINSGIDEADVLIRKMDLEARSLQPGVKASLLAKLREYKADLNKLKKEFKRISSPNAHDELLESGIADIHSVSAEQRDRLSMSVERLNQSSERIKESRRTVLETEELGISILEDLHQQRQTLLHAHNKLYDVDSAIDKSKKVLTTMSRRITKNKWIVISIIVALVLAIILILYYKISHG from the exons atgAGTGAGGTTTTCGAAGGTTATGAACGACAGTACTGCGAACTCTCTGCCAATCTTTCCCGAAAATGCAATTCTGCTTCTGCTATTACAGATTCAG AACAGAAGAGACAGAAGTTTTCGGAGATCAATTCTGGGATCGATGAGGCTGATGTCCTG ATTCGGAAAATGGACCTGGAAGCAAGGAGTTTGCAACCAGGGGTTAAGGCTTCTCTTCTTGCTAAATTAAGGGAATACAAAGCTGATCTGAACAAATTGAAGAAGGAATTCAAGAGAATTTCTTCACCTAATGCTCATGATGAGTTGTTAGAATCAGGGATTGCTGATATACACTCG GTTTCTGCTGAGCAAAGGGATCGATTGTCAATGTCAGTGGAGAGACTAAATCAGTCAAGTGAGAGAATTAAGGAGAGTAGAAGAACTGTTCTGGAAACAGAAGAGCTCGGTATCTCGATACTTGAAGATTTGCATCAACAGCGACAAACTCTTTTACATGCCCACAACAAG CTTTATGATGTGGATAGCGCCATTGACAAGAGCAAGAAAGTTTTAACAACCATGTCAAGAAGGATTACCAAGAACAAATGGATCGTTATCTCGATAATCGTAGCACTTGTCCTTGCAATCATCTTAATCCTGTATTACAAGATTTCACATGGCTGA